One genomic segment of Belonocnema kinseyi isolate 2016_QV_RU_SX_M_011 chromosome 2, B_treatae_v1, whole genome shotgun sequence includes these proteins:
- the LOC117168466 gene encoding probable beta-hexosaminidase fdl isoform X2, whose protein sequence is MVGGVPSGWMRRILLFLVLITGVLLIAMFAHAPPLASLQPFTARRTFQSPWSWVCNENRCERRAVRSSRTSFATCAATCGGNTRLIWPRPTGNTVLSGDHVTFHFQQIELITLDTTDQEIRNLLEQAKEVFLGNIRSLIKVPNAKSRSSIDNFAIYVSAGAAEGVKLSLDTDESYKLEISLKGKLVEARITAKSYYGVRHGLETLSQMIWWDELAGRQGMLRVLTHASIEDKPAFAYRGLLVDTGRQFFSVEQLKKVIDGMAASKLNTFHWHLTDSQSFPFDSATFPEMARWGAYSGDEVYTPEDVRDLVHYARIRGIRTLIEIDSPAHAGAGWQWGSERGYGELALCVDQMPWSAYCGEPNCGQLNPINEHSYRILEGLYKELLDITEVRDIIHLGGDEVNLDCWAQYSNITIAMQAQNLTDFHSLWADFESKLLQRIIRVNHEVVPKSVILWSSPLTKKPYITMYLDPKVHVIQSWGASTWPETPDLLEDGFRVILSHVDSWYLDCGFGRWRETGEAACGDYRTWQTVYSHRPWRDYLQQKWNLILGGEAAIWSEQMGQASLGPRLWPRASALAERLWSDLPTNGYSVEENVYTRLSAHMEILRARGLKTEAMWPHWCSQNPGKCL, encoded by the exons ATGGTGGGTGGGGTGCCCAGCGGGTGGATGAGGCGAATCCTCCTCTTTCTCGTGTTGATTACTGGGGTTCTTCTGATCGCGATGTTTGCCCATGCACCACCTCTTGCCTCTCTACAACCATTCACAGCTCGAAG GACATTCCAGAGTCCTTGGTCTTGGGTTTGCAATGAGAATCGTTGTGAGAGAAGAGCTGTCAGATCCTCGAGGACCTCCTTTGCAACTTGTGCTGCCACTTGTGGTGGAAATACTCGCCTAATTTGGCCGAGACCAACAGGAAACACCGTTCTTAGCGGGGATCATGTAACGTTTCATTTTCAGCAGATTGAACTGATTACACTTGATACCACTGATCAAGAAATCAGGAATTTGCTAGAACAGGCCAAGGAAGtatttttag GTAACATCAGAAGCTTGATAAAAGTACCAAACGCAAAATCGAGATCTAGCATTGATAATTTTGCTATATACGTAAGTGCCGGAGCTGCCGAGGGTGTAAAATTAAGTTTGGACACGGACGAGTCTTACAAACTAGAGATTTCTCTAAAAGGCAAACTCGTGGAAGCAAGGATTACAGCCAAAAGTTACTATGGAGTTCGCCACGGTTTAGAAACTTTAAGTCAAATGATATGGTGGGATGAGCTTGCAGGGAGGCAAGGCATGCTGCGGGTTTTAACCCATGCAAGCATAGAAGACAAACCGGCATTTGCCTATCGAGGATTGCTTGTTGATACAGGGAGGCAGTTTTTTTCAGTAGAGCAGCTGAAGAAAGTCATCGACGGGATGGCAGCCTCCAAACTCAACACCTTCCATTGGCATCTCACAGACTCTCAGAGTTTTCCTTTTGACTCTGCTACCTTTCCGGAAATGGCTAGATGGGGTGCTTATAGTGGAGACGAAGTTTATACTCCTGAGGACGTTCGAGATCTCGTGCATTATGCAAGGATCAGAGGGATCAGGACTCTCATCGAGATTGATTCTCCTGCTCATGCTGGTGCTGGTTGGCAATGGG GTTCCGAACGTGGATACGGAGAATTGGCCCTCTGTGTGGACCAGATGCCTTGGTCAGCCTATTGTGGCGAACCAAACTGCGGTCAATTGAATCCCATCAACGAACACTCTTACAGAATTCTGGAAGGACTTTACAAGGAACTTTTGGACATCACTGAGGTTCGTGACATCATCCATCTTGGAGGAGACGAAGTGAATTTAGACTGTTGGGCTCAATATTCGAACATCACGATAGCAATGCAAGCCCAAAACTTGACTGACTTCCATTCACTGTGGGCAGATTTTGAATCGAAACTGCTTCAGAGGATAATCAGGGTGAACCATGAAGTGGTTCCAAAGTCTGTGATTTTGTGGAGCTCGCCTCTCACCAAAAAGCCCTATATTACTATGTACCTTGATCCAAAAGTTCACGTGATTCAATCATGGGGTGCAAGCACTTGGCCAGAAACTCCGGATCTATTAGAGGATGGCTTTAGAGTCATTCTCTCACATGTTGATAGTTGGTACTTGGATTGTGGATTTGGAAGGTGGAGGGAAACAGGAGAAGCCGCTTGTGGGGACTATCGCACTTGGCAAACTGTATACAGTCATAGGCCTTGGCGAGATTATTTACAGCAAAAATGGAATCTCATTTTGGGAGGAGAAGCTGCGATCTGGAGTGAACAAATGGGACAAGCGTCATTGGGACCTCGACTATGGCCTAGGGCTTCTGCCCTTGCTGAAAGATTATG gagTGACTTGCCCACGAATGGCTACTCGGTAGAAGAAAATGTCTACACCAGATTATCCGCACACATGGAAATCCTCAGGGCTAGGGGGCTTAAAACAGAAGCAATGTGGCCACATTGGTGCTCTCAGAATCCAGGAAAATGCCTTTGA
- the LOC117168466 gene encoding probable beta-hexosaminidase fdl isoform X1, protein MVGGVPSGWMRRILLFLVLITGVLLIAMFAHAPPLASLQPFTARSLNEFPRHFVSGVVGKKDTTRPEEQLFEYSESLRTFQSPWSWVCNENRCERRAVRSSRTSFATCAATCGGNTRLIWPRPTGNTVLSGDHVTFHFQQIELITLDTTDQEIRNLLEQAKEVFLGNIRSLIKVPNAKSRSSIDNFAIYVSAGAAEGVKLSLDTDESYKLEISLKGKLVEARITAKSYYGVRHGLETLSQMIWWDELAGRQGMLRVLTHASIEDKPAFAYRGLLVDTGRQFFSVEQLKKVIDGMAASKLNTFHWHLTDSQSFPFDSATFPEMARWGAYSGDEVYTPEDVRDLVHYARIRGIRTLIEIDSPAHAGAGWQWGSERGYGELALCVDQMPWSAYCGEPNCGQLNPINEHSYRILEGLYKELLDITEVRDIIHLGGDEVNLDCWAQYSNITIAMQAQNLTDFHSLWADFESKLLQRIIRVNHEVVPKSVILWSSPLTKKPYITMYLDPKVHVIQSWGASTWPETPDLLEDGFRVILSHVDSWYLDCGFGRWRETGEAACGDYRTWQTVYSHRPWRDYLQQKWNLILGGEAAIWSEQMGQASLGPRLWPRASALAERLWSDLPTNGYSVEENVYTRLSAHMEILRARGLKTEAMWPHWCSQNPGKCL, encoded by the exons ATGGTGGGTGGGGTGCCCAGCGGGTGGATGAGGCGAATCCTCCTCTTTCTCGTGTTGATTACTGGGGTTCTTCTGATCGCGATGTTTGCCCATGCACCACCTCTTGCCTCTCTACAACCATTCACAGCTCGAAG CTTGAACGAGTTTCCACGTCATTTTGTTTCTGGTGTGGTTGGCAAGAAAGACACTACCAGACCGGAAGAACAACTATTTGAATATTCAGAAAGTCTTAG GACATTCCAGAGTCCTTGGTCTTGGGTTTGCAATGAGAATCGTTGTGAGAGAAGAGCTGTCAGATCCTCGAGGACCTCCTTTGCAACTTGTGCTGCCACTTGTGGTGGAAATACTCGCCTAATTTGGCCGAGACCAACAGGAAACACCGTTCTTAGCGGGGATCATGTAACGTTTCATTTTCAGCAGATTGAACTGATTACACTTGATACCACTGATCAAGAAATCAGGAATTTGCTAGAACAGGCCAAGGAAGtatttttag GTAACATCAGAAGCTTGATAAAAGTACCAAACGCAAAATCGAGATCTAGCATTGATAATTTTGCTATATACGTAAGTGCCGGAGCTGCCGAGGGTGTAAAATTAAGTTTGGACACGGACGAGTCTTACAAACTAGAGATTTCTCTAAAAGGCAAACTCGTGGAAGCAAGGATTACAGCCAAAAGTTACTATGGAGTTCGCCACGGTTTAGAAACTTTAAGTCAAATGATATGGTGGGATGAGCTTGCAGGGAGGCAAGGCATGCTGCGGGTTTTAACCCATGCAAGCATAGAAGACAAACCGGCATTTGCCTATCGAGGATTGCTTGTTGATACAGGGAGGCAGTTTTTTTCAGTAGAGCAGCTGAAGAAAGTCATCGACGGGATGGCAGCCTCCAAACTCAACACCTTCCATTGGCATCTCACAGACTCTCAGAGTTTTCCTTTTGACTCTGCTACCTTTCCGGAAATGGCTAGATGGGGTGCTTATAGTGGAGACGAAGTTTATACTCCTGAGGACGTTCGAGATCTCGTGCATTATGCAAGGATCAGAGGGATCAGGACTCTCATCGAGATTGATTCTCCTGCTCATGCTGGTGCTGGTTGGCAATGGG GTTCCGAACGTGGATACGGAGAATTGGCCCTCTGTGTGGACCAGATGCCTTGGTCAGCCTATTGTGGCGAACCAAACTGCGGTCAATTGAATCCCATCAACGAACACTCTTACAGAATTCTGGAAGGACTTTACAAGGAACTTTTGGACATCACTGAGGTTCGTGACATCATCCATCTTGGAGGAGACGAAGTGAATTTAGACTGTTGGGCTCAATATTCGAACATCACGATAGCAATGCAAGCCCAAAACTTGACTGACTTCCATTCACTGTGGGCAGATTTTGAATCGAAACTGCTTCAGAGGATAATCAGGGTGAACCATGAAGTGGTTCCAAAGTCTGTGATTTTGTGGAGCTCGCCTCTCACCAAAAAGCCCTATATTACTATGTACCTTGATCCAAAAGTTCACGTGATTCAATCATGGGGTGCAAGCACTTGGCCAGAAACTCCGGATCTATTAGAGGATGGCTTTAGAGTCATTCTCTCACATGTTGATAGTTGGTACTTGGATTGTGGATTTGGAAGGTGGAGGGAAACAGGAGAAGCCGCTTGTGGGGACTATCGCACTTGGCAAACTGTATACAGTCATAGGCCTTGGCGAGATTATTTACAGCAAAAATGGAATCTCATTTTGGGAGGAGAAGCTGCGATCTGGAGTGAACAAATGGGACAAGCGTCATTGGGACCTCGACTATGGCCTAGGGCTTCTGCCCTTGCTGAAAGATTATG gagTGACTTGCCCACGAATGGCTACTCGGTAGAAGAAAATGTCTACACCAGATTATCCGCACACATGGAAATCCTCAGGGCTAGGGGGCTTAAAACAGAAGCAATGTGGCCACATTGGTGCTCTCAGAATCCAGGAAAATGCCTTTGA
- the LOC117168467 gene encoding pickpocket protein 28-like: MDTFQKQEIIHGNLRNSGKLIKIPSRKQKRRLKHNLSDELRHFCKNTTLHGFRYITAEEKSTAERVIWSLVCISFLLLALTMMVLVWYRFSKTPTTTTIDTTTYPIWDLPFPAITICNHNKVYLPKARTFTKDMLKFGFKQQEIDRLFDLLPQLIRPAFANENFTHVPAILESLGLSTEELMKYLMQPCEKMLLHCGWLDKIYDCNKIFKVSKTSEGFCCSFNYHFLGEKPLNKTDKDDDNSKSPYETTDNLPGVNKIQMVPGAGRGFGLAVTFDVESQYYRGSIRPYIGASILVHHPVEFPEVDLRSAIIQPSQEVSILLSGTMIESEPGVRNLPVDLRNCWFEDEKKLKISSSYGYHSCVSQCRIRFIVENCKCVPFYYPQIYKRICGLEDINCLQSIRKNILELQTLNDVNAYFDNSNEEAACQCFPLCSDKWYTLNTESAYMEHFDHNYLLLNELDLRNISTAVVFFRDITCVKYRRDKWKSWNDVIASLGGILGLCVGGSFVSVAEIIYFFIINGFFKKKPKKVPLKPTRKGKAIQNIQCPINSISSNISNADNLHKSELNMKKNLFIERTAGKTNKTNEILHYFSNDQ, from the exons ATGGATACTTTCCAAAAACAGGAAATAATCcatggaaatttaagaaatagtG gaaaattaattaagattCCTAGTCGAAAACAAAAACGGCGTTTGAAACATAATTTATCTGACGAACTtcgacatttttgtaaaaatacaacCCTCCATGGTTTTCGATACATTACAGCGGAAGAAAAAAGTACAGCCGAAAGGGTCATTTGGTCATTG GTTTGCATAAGTTTTCTACTACTTGCACTAACAATGATGGTTCTTGTTTGGTACCGTTTTTCGAAAACACCAACGACAACAACAATTGATACTACAACCTATCCAATATGGGATCTTCCATTTCCAGCAATCACAATTTGTAATCACAATAAAGTGTATCTTCCTAAAGCCAGGACATTCACAAAGGACAT GCTGAAATTTGGCTTCAAGCAACAGGAAATCGATAGACTTTTCGACTTATTGCCACAATTAATTCGGCCTGCTTTTGCCAATGAAAATTTTACGCACGTACCTGCTATTCTAGAAAGTCTAGGTTTATCAACGGAAGAGCTTATGAAATAT CTAATGCAACCGTGTGAAAAAATGCTTCTGCATTGTGGCTGGCTCGATAAAATATATGActgtaataaaatctttaaagttagtAAGACTAGTGAAGGATTTTGTTGTTCCTTCAATTATCACTTTTTAGGGGAAAAACCGTT AAACAAGACTGACAAAGATGATGACAATTCGAAAAGCCCTTACGAAACTACTGATAATTTGCCTGGTGTCAACAAAATTCAA ATGGTACCTGGCGCAGGTCGAGGATTTGGTTTAGCAGTCACTTTTGATGTTGAAAGTCAATATTATAGAGGAAGTATCAGACCCTATATAGGAGCATCGATTCTGGTTCACCATCCTGTGGAATTTCCAGAAGTCGATTTACGATCTGCAATCATTCAACCTTCCCAGGAAGTTTCTATTTTATTATCAGGAACAATGATAGAAAGTGAACCTGGTGTTCGAAATTTGCCAGTCGATTTGAGAAACTGTTGGTTTGAAGACGAA aaaaaacttaaaataagttCTTCTTATGGTTATCATTCATGCGTTTCACAATGCAGGATCAGATTTATTGTCGAAAACTGCAAGTGTGTGCCCTTCTACTATCCTCAAATTT ACAAAAGAATTTGTGGACTTGAGGACATAAACTGCCTACAGTCTATCAGAA aaaatattttggaattgcaAACGCTCAATGACGTAAACGCGTATTTTGACAATTCAAATGAAGAAGCAGCGTGTCAATGTTTTCCTCTATGCAGTGATAAATGGTATACATTAAATACAGAAAGCGCTTATATGGAACATTTTGATCACAATTATCTGCTTTT AAATGAATTAGATTTGAGAAATATATCTACAGCCGTAGTATTTTTTCGTGATATCACTTGCGTTAAATACAGAAGAGATAAGTGGAAATCCTGGAACGACGTTATAG CATCTCTTGGAGGCATATTAGGTCTTTGTGTCGGAGGATCATTCGTCAGCGTTgcggaaataatttatttctttatcatcaatggatttttcaaaaagaaaccaaaaaaagTACCCTTAAAACCGACAAGAAAAGGAAAAGCTATTCAAAACATTCAGTGTCCAATAAATAGCATTTCTTCTAATATTAGTAATGCTGATAATTTACATAAAAGTGAATTAAACATGAAGAAAAACTTGTTCATAGAAAGGACAGCAGGAAAAACGAACAAAACAAACGAAATTCTTcactatttttcaaatgatcaatAA